One Candidatus Poseidoniia archaeon genomic window, TCAATCTCGCAGCCGAGGAGACGAACGCAAACGCATTACTGCGATTAACAGTCGAGCAGCGGGAGCAGCCTGGAATCGAGCTGGCGCTGCCGGGCGAGTTCCGCCCGGCCGAGACGCGCAACACCACGCTCACACTCTACAACTACGGCAACGGCTTCGCCAGCATGGAGCTGGCGCTCGCGGCGCCCGCCAACTGGACCATCGGTGGCTGGAACGCGACGTCGACGGTGGCGGCGTGGAGCAACATCACCGTCATCGTGCAGCTTACCGCTCCCGCCGGCGACATCGTCGCCGGCAGCGGAGCGCTATACGTGCAGCTCCAGCACGGCAGCGAAGCGGCGTTCGCTAACGACACGCTGCTGCTGAACCAGACCCACCGGCTGCGCGTGCTCGTCGCCGGCGACAGCGCGCTCCCGGAGCAGAACGGCACCGCCACCGCGACCATCCGCAACCGCGGCGACGGGCTGGTGCGAATTGTCCTGACGGCGAGCGGCGACTGGGAACACGAGCTCTCGCAGACGGTGCTCTGGCTGGCGGCCGGCGCCGAGCAGGATGTGACGCTGCGCGTCGCGGTGCCGGCGGGCACGCTTGCCGGCACTCTCGGCGGCTTCGCGGTCAACGCCACCGACGACGATGGCGCGACCAACGAGGCGGCCGGCACGGTCGAGGCGTTGCAGTACAGCGGCGCGCGGTTCAACGGCGTCTGGGACGCGCTGGTGATCGACGGCGTCCCGGGCTCGCAGATGCTGTCGCTGGTGAGCGAGAGCAACGGCCCGCAGGAGGTCACGCTCGAGGTCCACAGCGACACGGCGTGGGGCTGGAGTCTCGTCCCCCCCTACGACAACCTCGGCGCGTGGGAAGCGCAGGCGCTACAGCTGCTGTTCCAGCTGCCCTACGGCACCCCCGCCAACACCACCGCCAGCGCGACGCTCCAGTGCTGGCGCGGGGGCGAGCTGCTCGCCGAACGAGAATTCAGCGCGACCGTCCTGCCGGAGGAGAGTTACGGCTTCATCGCAGAGTCGTTCGTCTCGGTCGAGCCGGGTGATTCGGTCGAGCTGCCGGTAGAAGTGTGGAACTACGGCAACGTCCCGCACAATGCGCGCATCGTCGCGGTCGTCCCGGGTGGCTGGCAGCCGCTCCCCGTAGACTTCGTCCTCTCCCCGCGCGAGCGGCAGGTGCAGCAGCTGACGCTCTTCATCCCCGGAGGTGTCGAGCCAGGCGTCCGCCAGATCGAGCTGCAGCTGCTCGGCAACGATGGCGTACTGCTCGCCTCCACGGAAATGCAGGTCTCGGTCGTCGGCGATGAGTCGAGCCTCCCGGCTGCCGCGATTTTCTTGTTCACGGGCGTGCTGCTGGTGGGCGGAGTGGTGGTGGCGTGGATGTGGAGACTGGCGGGGAAGTGAGGAGGAGAAGAATGGTGCTGGGTTTGCTATGTTCCGTCATTCAACCTCGTGATTAGAAAACTAACTCTTAGGAAGAAAACCTCTATTCTTCATATCCTCCAATACACCGTGCGCTTTCCTGAAAGATTTAGCGAGGTTCCCCTCAATTTTCACTTTGATGTGCCCTCGGTTCCAGTCCTCCACTTTCTTTCCGTGCCAAATCGAATAAAGCTCGACCCCACCAAGCCGTGTCATGCCAAAGACCATTGTCCCGTAGTAAATGATTCTTGAAACGAAATCTAGGGGAATGGGATTGTTTTTCAGATGTTTTTGGAGCTCCGGGATACTGTATTCCACATACTGTGTTTTGAATGATTTCTGAACTGCCATCTCGACGAAATTCTTGTCTGCGCTGAACAATACGATTTCCGCGTTTCGATCCCCTTCGAACTTCTCGTAGCCTTTTATGATCTCCAAATCGTCCTTTTCTGACGGGGCTTCGTGAAACACGTAGTTCTCTTTCATATTTTTTATCTCGGCCATTCCAATCCGGTGCAGACGTGCACTCAGGGTGGGCTGGTAGAGGAAGTTGGCTGCTTGGGGAAAACCAGTCGCCAACTCTTCCACTTTCTGGAACTTGTACTTGTAGTCCATCCCCTGCATCAATTCCTCGGTTACACCTCCTGCAACCACATGCCCAATCGAATTATCCAGTTTGTGGAGTTTAAGAAAATTTATGATGTTGGAATGGAAGGAACGCCGGAGGACACTGGTGTCATAACCAACCCACAAAGGTTTGCCCCCATGAAATGTATTTCTGCTCTGCGCAGGAGACTTTAGAAAATTCTCGGCTTTTGTCGGGGGAGGGAGGCCCGCGCAGAAAAATGCCTCCATGAACTGGTAGTAGGTTGGTATATCTGACTTGCATCCTGGATTTTTTGAGATAAAGTCCCTTAACTTTGCATCATACTTATTGCGAGGGATTATCTTTGCCTTGAGGTTTCTGAGGGCAAATGTCGCCACCTTCCCAATCGGTGGAAAGAACCATTCAATGGGAGTTTTTTTCTCATAGAGAAGATTGGTAACCAGCTGTAATTCACGGATATTGCAGTTTGGATTCCTCCACAGGGTCTTATCTTTTTTCATTCCCCCAGAATCTCCTTCTTCAGATCATACAACGTCATGAGGTTTGATGGAACCATGGGAAAGGGCTGTCCCGTATGGTTCTTCAGGCCCTTTACATGCAGATAGTAGATTCTGTCTGCCCTATGTTTCACGTCCGCCCCCACACCCATGTACATTGCAAATGCGGACATGTACTTTCTCCCAGGCGTCATATCAATTACAACGGTATGGCCTTTTGTCTTTTCTTCATGGACTATTGATTCCAATTTTTTGGCCAAGTTAGCGAATTCAGTCTCAACAACATCATGAACAATTGGTGTTTCTTGACTACCGTATCTGTTGAGTACGCACTGGTATCCCTTCAGTGCGGCGGCCAGATATCCCTTTTCCTTCACCATTTCGTCGGCGATCAAATGAACACGGTCAGGAATGAACCCCTCTCTCATTATCGCAGCCCAGAGAGTATTGACCCCAGCAAACTTGGAGGTACTCACATTCGTAATCCACACTTTCATGAATTCGCAGACGGTTTCAATCTATATAATCATTTCTAAGTTATTGATTGAATCACACTAAAATGCACGGAGCGCTACTTTTCCAAGAGGTGTGAGACGTATGAGGGTGGCTCTCCCATCGCTTTCATGGGCCATTATGTTCAGGTATCCATATCCTTCAAGACTCTTGCAGTTGTAATTGACCTTCTGGATACTTATGTTCAAGGTATTGTGGATCTGGGTTTGAGTCTGAGGTCTTTTATCGACAGATTTAACAATTTTTCTCTGGATTTCAGTCAGATCCTGAGGCGGAATTTTTGGCGGTGTGAGTTCGATGCTTTTTTCATCATCCTCTCTAACGTAGTAGGCAATCGCACCAATATAATTAGCACCGACAAGAGCCGCGCAAGACATCACCTTCGTTCCCCCTGTCACATTTACGTAAAAATTTGCTTTGGGTTCGATTTTCCGTTCTTTCCCATGGATCTCAATTATTTTTCCGATGATATCAGTGAAATTAAAGGGGTCTATCTCTATTCCTACTACCTCCAGACGCCTGAATAACTTTAGTTCATTGCTAATCTCTCGAATGGCTTTTTCGTGCGAACACAGAAGATACAATCTAGAGATGTTCTG contains:
- a CDS encoding CRISPR-associated ring nuclease → MKVWITNVSTSKFAGVNTLWAAIMREGFIPDRVHLIADEMVKEKGYLAAALKGYQCVLNRYGSQETPIVHDVVETEFANLAKKLESIVHEEKTKGHTVVIDMTPGRKYMSAFAMYMGVGADVKHRADRIYYLHVKGLKNHTGQPFPMVPSNLMTLYDLKKEILGE
- a CDS encoding DUF6293 family protein, with amino-acid sequence MSLNIHFVTVGHAKGEAISKGPVIETFQNYQNISRLYLLCSHEKAIREISNELKLFRRLEVVGIEIDPFNFTDIIGKIIEIHGKERKIEPKANFYVNVTGGTKVMSCAALVGANYIGAIAYYVREDDEKSIELTPPKIPPQDLTEIQRKIVKSVDKRPQTQTQIHNTLNISIQKVNYNCKSLEGYGYLNIMAHESDGRATLIRLTPLGKVALRAF